A DNA window from Deltaproteobacteria bacterium contains the following coding sequences:
- the mutS gene encoding DNA mismatch repair protein MutS, which produces MGAEAERRPSGRSSALMAQYLRIKAQHQAAILLFRLGDFYEMFFEDAETASRVLDLTLTARNRGDPDEVPLCGFPAHAAQPYVARLLAAGHPVAICEQSEARGRGLLEREVVRVVTPGTILEEESLDPAAPSLLAALAADGDRYGLAAVDFATGAFRATEVEGWAAAREELERLGPRELLLAPGLPEDVTVACRTDRPWATAVLPEPAALEEALPPLAARAAGGALAYVDAVYRRRPAHLRPPEPYALAGYLRLDGATRRNLELLETLAGERRGALLWVLDQTRTPMGARRLREWLLYPLLERAAIGRRLDAVEELVDAVELRAALGAGLAGIGDLERLAGRVGARSAGPRDLAHLAVALGRVAELRTTLGAARAEALVTLAGALDPLPDVAAEIARTLVDAPPPHPRLPGFIRPGCSSEVDELRESARDGKGWLARFEAAERARTGIASLKVRYNRVFGYYVEVTRPNLALVPQDYERKQTLVGAERFVTPALKEHEARVLGAEERLRVLETHLFEALLDTVALRQPTLARTAEALAALDALAALAEVAHRRGYVRPRITEAPVLHIRGGRHPVVEAVAGARFVPNDATLDPDAEQVLVVTGPNMGGKSTYLRQVALITLLAQMGSFVPAAEAEIGLADRIFTRVGASDNLVGGESTFMVEMRETAHILANLTGRSLVVLDEIGRGTSTFDGISIAWAVAEHLHDAAERPRTLFATHYHELTALAAERPRVRNLSVAVAEWKGDIVFLRQIVPGPASRSYGVEVARLAGVPPPVVARARALLAELEAGAGPAARQPHVAAPQLSLFAAPEERLRRELAAVEPERLTPLEALALLARLVDAARQGT; this is translated from the coding sequence ATGGGGGCGGAGGCGGAGCGGCGGCCGAGCGGACGATCGAGCGCCCTCATGGCGCAGTACCTGCGCATCAAGGCGCAGCATCAAGCCGCGATCCTCCTCTTCCGGCTCGGCGACTTCTACGAGATGTTCTTCGAGGACGCCGAGACCGCGTCGCGCGTCCTCGATCTCACGCTCACGGCGCGCAACCGCGGCGACCCGGACGAGGTGCCGCTCTGCGGCTTCCCGGCGCACGCCGCGCAGCCCTACGTCGCGCGGCTCCTGGCGGCGGGCCACCCGGTGGCGATCTGCGAGCAGTCGGAGGCGCGCGGCCGAGGCCTCCTCGAGCGCGAGGTGGTGCGCGTCGTCACGCCGGGCACCATCCTCGAGGAGGAGAGCCTCGACCCGGCCGCGCCGAGCCTGCTCGCGGCACTGGCAGCCGACGGCGACCGCTACGGCCTCGCCGCCGTCGACTTCGCGACGGGGGCGTTCCGGGCGACCGAGGTGGAGGGCTGGGCCGCGGCGCGCGAGGAGCTCGAGCGGCTCGGGCCGCGCGAGCTGCTGCTCGCGCCGGGACTCCCGGAGGACGTCACGGTCGCGTGCCGCACCGACCGCCCGTGGGCGACGGCCGTGCTGCCGGAGCCGGCGGCGCTCGAGGAGGCGCTGCCGCCGCTCGCGGCGCGCGCCGCGGGCGGCGCCCTCGCCTACGTCGACGCCGTTTACCGCCGCCGCCCCGCCCATCTGCGCCCGCCCGAGCCGTATGCGCTCGCCGGCTACCTCCGGCTCGACGGCGCGACGCGCCGGAACCTCGAGCTCCTCGAGACGCTCGCCGGCGAGCGGCGCGGCGCACTCCTCTGGGTGCTCGACCAGACGCGCACGCCGATGGGCGCGCGTCGGCTGCGGGAATGGCTCCTCTACCCGTTGCTCGAGCGGGCAGCGATCGGGCGGCGGCTCGACGCGGTCGAGGAGCTGGTCGACGCCGTGGAGCTGCGCGCCGCGCTCGGCGCCGGGCTCGCGGGCATCGGCGACCTCGAGCGGCTCGCGGGCCGCGTCGGCGCGCGCTCCGCCGGGCCTCGCGACCTCGCCCATCTGGCGGTGGCCCTCGGCCGCGTGGCGGAGCTCCGGACGACGCTCGGCGCGGCCCGCGCCGAGGCGCTCGTGACGCTCGCCGGCGCCCTCGACCCGTTGCCAGACGTGGCGGCCGAGATCGCGCGGACCCTGGTCGATGCCCCGCCGCCGCACCCCCGGCTTCCGGGCTTCATCCGGCCCGGATGCTCCTCGGAGGTGGACGAGCTCCGCGAGAGCGCGCGCGACGGGAAGGGCTGGCTCGCGCGCTTCGAGGCGGCGGAGCGTGCCCGGACGGGGATCGCCTCGCTCAAGGTGCGCTACAACCGCGTCTTCGGCTACTACGTCGAGGTGACGCGCCCGAACCTCGCGCTCGTGCCGCAGGACTACGAGCGCAAGCAGACCCTGGTCGGCGCGGAGCGCTTCGTGACGCCGGCCTTGAAGGAGCACGAGGCGCGGGTGCTCGGCGCCGAGGAGCGGCTGCGCGTGCTCGAGACGCACTTGTTCGAGGCGCTGCTCGACACGGTCGCGCTCCGCCAGCCGACGCTGGCGCGCACGGCCGAGGCGCTCGCCGCCCTCGACGCGCTGGCCGCACTCGCCGAGGTGGCGCATCGCCGGGGCTACGTCCGGCCGCGGATCACGGAGGCGCCGGTGCTGCACATCCGCGGCGGACGGCATCCGGTGGTCGAGGCGGTCGCCGGGGCGCGCTTCGTCCCGAACGACGCGACGCTCGACCCCGACGCGGAGCAGGTCCTCGTGGTCACCGGGCCCAACATGGGCGGCAAGTCGACGTATCTCCGGCAGGTCGCGCTGATCACGCTGCTCGCGCAGATGGGCAGCTTCGTGCCCGCGGCCGAGGCCGAGATCGGGCTCGCGGACCGCATCTTCACGCGCGTCGGCGCCAGCGACAACCTGGTCGGCGGCGAGTCGACGTTCATGGTCGAGATGCGCGAGACGGCCCATATCCTCGCCAACCTGACCGGGCGGAGCCTCGTCGTGCTCGACGAGATCGGGCGCGGGACGAGCACCTTCGACGGCATCTCGATCGCCTGGGCGGTCGCCGAGCACCTGCACGATGCCGCCGAGCGTCCCCGGACGCTCTTCGCCACCCACTACCACGAGCTGACGGCGCTCGCCGCCGAGCGTCCGCGCGTCCGCAACCTGTCGGTCGCGGTCGCGGAGTGGAAGGGCGACATCGTCTTCCTGCGCCAGATCGTGCCCGGGCCGGCCTCGCGCAGCTACGGCGTCGAGGTGGCGCGGCTGGCGGGCGTCCCGCCGCCGGTCGTCGCCCGGGCGCGGGCGTTGCTCGCCGAGCTCGAAGCCGGAGCGGGACCGGCGGCCCGGCAGCCCCACGTCGCGGCGCCGCAGCTCTCGCTCTTCGCGGCGCCGGAGGAGCGCCTCAGGCGGGAGCTTGCGGCCGTCGAGCCCGAGCGGCTCACCCCCCTGGAGGCGCTGGCGCTCCTCGCTCGCTTGGTCGACGCGGCACGGCAGGGGACGTGA
- a CDS encoding magnesium chelatase, protein MNSSDTSRTLGELKVSGYRVLPVREEMRRNLLARLGRKERILPGIIGYDDTVIPDIENAVLAGHHMVFLGERGQAKSRIIRGLTTLLDPLVPAVEGCPINDSPFDPICRTCRRRLALEGDALPVAWVGPEERYGEKLATPDVSMADLIGEIDPVKVAEGRYLADEETIHYGLVPRTNRGLFAINELPDLTEKVQVGLFNLMEEKDVQIKGYKIRLPLDIVIVASANPEDYTSRGRIITPLKDRFDVQIRTHYPRTLPDEIAIMEQEVPVLDRGAREVRVPFFVKEIVAQLTFEARGSNEINQSSGVSVRVTINNYESLLSNAEKRAVRTGEREIVPRLSDLPSVLASMAGKIELEYVGEDKKDGDLIDRLINRAVIKVWDKYLKVEALKKVTEHFEAGWGVEVSDQMGSEEYLEGIRHIPGLREGVALLGAFESPALMATAIEFVLEGLHLHQKLNKDRAGGRYAYRA, encoded by the coding sequence GTGAACAGTTCCGACACATCGCGCACGCTGGGTGAGCTCAAGGTTTCGGGATACCGGGTGCTGCCGGTCCGCGAGGAGATGCGGCGCAACCTCCTTGCACGACTCGGGCGGAAGGAACGCATCCTTCCCGGCATCATCGGCTACGACGATACGGTGATCCCCGACATCGAGAACGCGGTCCTCGCCGGACACCACATGGTTTTCCTCGGCGAGCGAGGCCAGGCGAAGAGCCGGATCATCCGCGGCCTCACCACGCTGCTCGACCCGCTCGTGCCGGCGGTCGAGGGCTGCCCGATCAACGATTCGCCGTTCGACCCGATCTGCCGGACGTGCCGCCGGCGGCTGGCGTTGGAAGGCGACGCGCTGCCGGTCGCCTGGGTCGGACCCGAGGAGCGCTACGGGGAGAAGCTCGCCACCCCCGACGTGTCGATGGCCGACCTGATCGGCGAGATCGACCCGGTCAAGGTGGCCGAGGGCCGCTACCTCGCCGACGAGGAGACGATCCACTACGGCCTCGTCCCGCGGACCAACCGCGGCCTCTTCGCGATCAACGAGCTCCCCGATCTCACCGAGAAGGTGCAGGTCGGGCTCTTCAACCTGATGGAGGAGAAGGACGTCCAGATCAAGGGCTACAAGATCCGGCTGCCCCTCGACATCGTCATCGTGGCGAGCGCCAACCCCGAGGACTACACGAGCCGGGGGCGGATCATCACGCCGCTCAAGGACCGGTTCGACGTCCAGATCCGCACCCACTACCCGCGCACGCTCCCCGACGAGATCGCCATCATGGAGCAGGAGGTGCCGGTGCTCGATCGCGGCGCGCGCGAGGTCCGCGTGCCGTTCTTCGTCAAGGAGATCGTCGCCCAGCTCACCTTCGAGGCGCGCGGCTCGAACGAGATCAACCAGTCCTCCGGCGTGAGCGTGCGCGTCACCATCAACAACTACGAGAGCCTGCTCTCGAACGCCGAGAAGCGCGCCGTCCGCACCGGCGAGCGCGAGATCGTCCCGCGCCTCTCCGACCTGCCGTCCGTGCTTGCCTCGATGGCCGGCAAGATCGAGCTCGAGTACGTGGGCGAGGACAAGAAGGACGGCGACCTGATCGACCGCCTGATCAACCGCGCCGTCATCAAGGTCTGGGACAAGTACCTGAAGGTCGAGGCGCTCAAGAAGGTGACCGAGCACTTCGAGGCGGGGTGGGGCGTGGAGGTGTCGGACCAGATGGGCTCGGAGGAGTACCTCGAGGGCATCCGTCACATCCCGGGCCTGCGCGAGGGGGTGGCGCTCCTCGGCGCGTTCGAGAGCCCGGCGCTGATGGCAACCGCGATCGAGTTCGTGCTCGAAGGCCTGCACCTCCACCAGAAGCTGAACAAGGACCGCGCCGGCGGGCGCTACGCCTACCGGGCCTGA
- a CDS encoding HIT domain-containing protein, translating to MQVLWAPWRMAYVADKAARGCIFCAAMEGDRRERLLLGTTPGSLVVLNRYPYQNGHLMVAPRRHTASLADLPEPEHVDLAETLRRSVRSLAEAFRPDGLNIGMNLGAAAGAGVVDHLHWHVVPRWAGDTNFMAAVAEVRVMPQHLFETYDRLRAAFDWLE from the coding sequence GTGCAGGTCCTCTGGGCGCCGTGGCGGATGGCGTACGTCGCCGACAAGGCGGCGCGCGGTTGCATCTTCTGCGCCGCGATGGAGGGCGACCGGCGCGAGCGGCTCCTCCTCGGGACCACCCCCGGGAGCCTCGTCGTCCTCAACCGCTATCCCTACCAGAACGGCCACCTGATGGTCGCACCGCGGCGCCACACGGCGTCGCTCGCGGACCTGCCCGAGCCCGAGCACGTCGACCTGGCCGAGACGCTGCGCCGGTCGGTGCGCTCGCTGGCCGAGGCGTTCCGCCCCGACGGACTCAACATCGGCATGAACCTCGGGGCCGCGGCCGGCGCGGGCGTCGTCGATCACCTCCACTGGCACGTCGTGCCGCGCTGGGCGGGCGACACGAACTTCATGGCCGCGGTCGCCGAGGTGCGCGTGATGCCGCAGCACCTCTTCGAGACCTACGACCGCCTGCGGGCGGCTTTCGACTGGCTCGAATAG
- a CDS encoding integration host factor subunit beta has protein sequence MTKRGLIDEVVKHFPRFSRREAEVMVNAVFDSLTAALTRGERIEIRGFGSFVVKHRQAREGRNPKTGALVDVHAKRVPFFKVGKELRLRVDGKPWTPADSDEP, from the coding sequence ATGACCAAGCGCGGGCTCATCGACGAGGTGGTGAAGCACTTCCCCCGCTTCTCGCGGCGCGAGGCAGAGGTCATGGTGAACGCCGTCTTCGACAGCCTGACCGCGGCCCTGACGCGCGGCGAGCGCATCGAGATCCGCGGCTTCGGCAGCTTCGTCGTGAAGCACCGCCAGGCGCGCGAGGGGCGCAACCCGAAGACCGGCGCGCTCGTCGACGTGCACGCCAAGCGCGTCCCCTTCTTCAAGGTGGGCAAGGAGCTGAGGCTCCGCGTCGACGGGAAACCGTGGACCCCCGCGGACTCCGACGAGCCGTGA
- the sppA gene encoding signal peptide peptidase SppA: MARRHPVLRGLAIVVVVAAGLAALVVGLATLRGEPLGERFTFGNTVAVVEVRGVISDAADTVEALDRLRQHDATVGVVLRVDSPGGAVAPSQEMYDAVWRLRARKPVVASLGNVAASGGYYVASAADVVVADPGTLTGSIGAIMEVHNVASLAEKLGVSETVVKSGRFKDVGQPLRPMTEEERVLLQRMVDDVLGQFVDAVARGRGMEAGRVRALADGRLYSGAQAREVGLVDELGGLADATRIVWARAGQTGEPRVTHERARSRPWWLDLLGAARLPDLAAPGGLLFLYRGPLPG, translated from the coding sequence ATGGCGCGCCGACATCCGGTCCTCCGGGGCCTGGCGATCGTCGTGGTCGTCGCCGCCGGACTCGCGGCGCTCGTGGTCGGCCTCGCGACGCTCCGCGGCGAACCGCTCGGCGAGCGCTTCACCTTCGGCAACACCGTCGCCGTCGTCGAGGTGCGCGGCGTCATCTCGGACGCGGCGGACACGGTCGAGGCGCTCGACCGCCTGCGCCAGCACGACGCGACGGTGGGCGTGGTGCTCCGCGTCGACTCGCCCGGCGGCGCCGTGGCCCCCTCGCAGGAGATGTACGACGCCGTCTGGCGCCTGCGCGCGCGCAAGCCCGTGGTGGCGTCCCTCGGCAACGTGGCCGCCTCGGGAGGCTACTACGTGGCCTCGGCGGCCGACGTGGTCGTCGCCGACCCCGGCACGCTCACCGGATCGATCGGCGCCATCATGGAGGTCCACAACGTGGCCTCGCTGGCGGAGAAGCTGGGCGTCTCCGAGACGGTCGTGAAGAGCGGCCGTTTCAAGGACGTCGGCCAGCCGCTGCGGCCGATGACGGAGGAGGAGCGGGTGCTGCTCCAGCGCATGGTCGACGACGTGCTCGGGCAGTTCGTCGACGCCGTGGCACGCGGGCGCGGGATGGAGGCGGGCCGGGTGCGCGCGCTGGCGGACGGTCGCCTCTACTCGGGGGCGCAGGCGCGCGAGGTGGGCCTCGTCGACGAGCTCGGCGGGCTCGCCGATGCGACCCGGATCGTGTGGGCGCGGGCCGGCCAGACCGGCGAGCCGCGCGTCACGCACGAGCGCGCGCGCAGCCGCCCGTGGTGGCTCGACCTGCTCGGTGCCGCCCGCCTCCCGGACCTCGCCGCGCCGGGCGGGCTGCTCTTCCTCTACCGGGGACCGCTCCCCGGGTGA
- a CDS encoding 30S ribosomal protein S1: MPERTEKPDRGVGAEDDFGSLFEQSLKSPKPGDVVTGRVVRIGRDAVTVDIGYKSEGQIPVAEFSTREGGITVQEGDQVDVYFESADTESGEIFLSRQKAEQFKVWREIEKAFERDGAVEGTIVGKVKGGLRVDIGVPAFLPGSHADIRPTRNLDRYLGQRGRFAILKFNRSRGNVVVSRRAVLERERTALKSETLKVLEEGVILEGTVKNITDYGAFVDLGGIDGLLHVTDMSWGRVAHPSEVLNVGDRVKVVVLKYDPERERVSLGMKQIMPDPWTTVAERFPVGMRAKGKVVSLTDYGAFVEIERGLEGLIHVSEMSWTKRVTHPSKVLETGQEVEVQILDVDTVNRRVSLGLKQTEPNPWEMVRINHPVGSRIKGKIKSITDFGLFVEVEENIDGLVHVSDLHWTKKVKHPSELYHKGDEVEAVVLGIDVDNERISLGIKQLTEDPWAQIPRRYPPGTRVKGAVTSVTDFGVFVELEEGVEGLIHVSQLSAERVDKPSTLFKPGDTVEAEVTEVDAREKRIKLSIKALLKSEEREEMDAYQRRERESGKAYFADLMSDAHKSKG, encoded by the coding sequence ATGCCCGAGAGGACCGAGAAGCCCGATCGCGGGGTCGGCGCCGAGGACGACTTCGGCTCGCTCTTCGAGCAGAGCCTGAAGAGCCCGAAGCCCGGCGACGTGGTGACGGGCCGCGTGGTGCGCATCGGCCGCGATGCCGTCACGGTCGACATCGGGTACAAGTCCGAGGGGCAGATCCCCGTCGCCGAGTTCAGCACGCGCGAGGGCGGGATCACGGTCCAGGAGGGCGACCAGGTCGACGTCTACTTCGAGTCGGCGGACACCGAGTCGGGCGAGATCTTCCTGTCGCGGCAGAAGGCCGAGCAGTTCAAGGTGTGGCGCGAGATCGAGAAGGCCTTCGAGCGCGATGGCGCCGTCGAGGGCACCATCGTCGGCAAGGTGAAGGGCGGGCTCCGGGTCGACATCGGCGTACCGGCCTTCCTGCCGGGCTCGCACGCCGACATCCGCCCGACGCGCAACCTCGACCGCTACCTCGGGCAGCGCGGCCGCTTCGCCATCCTCAAGTTCAACCGCTCGCGCGGCAACGTCGTCGTCTCCCGGCGCGCCGTGCTCGAGCGCGAGCGCACGGCGCTCAAGTCCGAGACCCTCAAGGTGCTCGAGGAGGGCGTCATCCTCGAGGGGACGGTCAAGAACATCACCGACTACGGCGCCTTCGTCGACCTCGGCGGCATCGACGGGCTGCTCCACGTGACCGACATGTCGTGGGGCCGCGTGGCCCACCCCTCGGAGGTGCTCAACGTCGGCGACCGGGTGAAGGTGGTCGTCCTCAAGTACGACCCCGAGCGCGAGCGAGTCTCGCTCGGCATGAAGCAGATCATGCCGGACCCGTGGACGACGGTCGCCGAGCGCTTCCCCGTCGGCATGCGCGCCAAGGGGAAGGTGGTGAGCCTCACCGACTACGGGGCGTTCGTCGAGATCGAGCGCGGGCTCGAGGGGCTCATCCACGTCTCCGAGATGTCGTGGACCAAGCGCGTGACCCATCCCTCGAAGGTGCTCGAGACGGGGCAGGAGGTCGAGGTCCAGATCCTCGACGTCGATACGGTCAATCGGCGCGTCTCGCTCGGTCTGAAGCAGACCGAGCCGAACCCGTGGGAGATGGTCCGCATCAACCACCCCGTGGGCTCGCGGATCAAAGGGAAGATCAAGAGCATCACGGACTTCGGGCTCTTCGTCGAGGTGGAGGAGAACATCGACGGGCTCGTGCACGTCTCCGACCTCCACTGGACGAAGAAGGTGAAGCACCCGAGCGAGCTCTACCACAAGGGGGACGAGGTCGAGGCGGTCGTGCTCGGCATCGACGTCGACAACGAGCGCATCTCACTCGGCATCAAGCAGCTGACCGAGGACCCCTGGGCACAGATCCCGCGTCGCTACCCGCCCGGCACCCGCGTCAAGGGCGCCGTCACGAGCGTCACCGACTTCGGCGTCTTCGTCGAGCTCGAGGAAGGCGTCGAAGGCCTGATTCACGTCTCGCAGCTCTCGGCCGAGCGCGTCGACAAGCCGTCCACGCTCTTCAAGCCCGGCGACACGGTCGAGGCCGAAGTGACGGAGGTCGATGCCCGCGAGAAGCGCATCAAGCTCTCCATCAAGGCGCTCCTGAAAAGCGAGGAGCGCGAGGAGATGGATGCGTACCAGCGGCGCGAGCGCGAGAGCGGCAAGGCGTACTTCGCGGACCTGATGTCCGACGCGCACAAGAGCAAGGGCTAG
- a CDS encoding (d)CMP kinase, translating into MSLPVVAVDGPAGAGKSTASRALARRLGFTHVDTGAMYRAVGVLARERGIELDDDEALGVLVAGLSFEIAGDGERLLVGGRDLSEAIRRAEAGELASRVAARPVVRTRLVPLQRALARPGGIVMEGRDIGTVVFPEAPAKLFLTAAPAERARRRAVELRARGETVDETALARELAARDRRDSERAHSPLRPARDAVVLDTTTLALEAVVDEMERVARARLSLPAR; encoded by the coding sequence ATGAGCCTCCCGGTGGTCGCCGTCGACGGGCCGGCCGGCGCCGGGAAGTCGACCGCCAGCCGGGCGCTCGCGCGCCGCCTCGGCTTCACGCACGTCGACACCGGCGCGATGTACCGGGCGGTCGGCGTGCTCGCGCGCGAGCGCGGCATCGAGCTCGACGACGACGAGGCGCTCGGCGTGCTGGTGGCCGGGCTCTCGTTCGAGATCGCCGGGGACGGCGAGCGGTTGCTCGTCGGCGGCCGCGACCTCTCGGAGGCGATCCGCCGTGCCGAGGCGGGCGAGCTCGCGTCGCGCGTCGCCGCCCGGCCGGTCGTGCGCACGCGGCTCGTTCCGCTCCAGCGAGCGCTCGCCCGGCCGGGCGGCATCGTGATGGAGGGACGGGACATCGGCACCGTCGTCTTCCCGGAGGCGCCCGCCAAGCTCTTCCTCACCGCGGCGCCCGCCGAGCGCGCGCGGCGGCGGGCCGTCGAGCTCCGCGCCCGCGGCGAGACGGTCGACGAGACGGCGCTCGCACGCGAGCTCGCGGCGCGCGACCGGCGCGACAGCGAGCGTGCGCACTCCCCGCTGCGTCCGGCGCGCGATGCCGTGGTGCTCGACACCACCACGCTCGCGCTCGAGGCGGTGGTGGACGAGATGGAACGGGTCGCGCGCGCGCGGCTTTCACTGCCGGCGCGCTGA
- the aroA gene encoding 3-phosphoshikimate 1-carboxyvinyltransferase codes for MVVVGPPRRGLRGTTTVPGDKSIAHRALLLGALAEGVTRVRNFPGGADTLSTLAAVRALGARTERTDDTVLVEGAGAGLGDGARATIDCGNSGTTMRLGAGLAAGARGAVVLDGDASLRRRPMERVAEPLRRMGAEVATTDGHAPVTVRGGRLTAIEWALPVPSAQVKSAVLLAGLRARGTTRVREPLPSRDHTERLLPVFGAEVARERDGVAVAGGQRLRAAEVTLPGDASSAAFLVVAALLVPGSELRLVDVGVNPSRLGYLEILRRMGATIDVVDVHEQAGEPRATLVVRAAPLHATAIGAREVPAAIDELPVLAVAAALADGETTVEGAGELRVKESDRLAALEQLAPLGVGLRTTADGLVVRGGGGRPLRAGRVTSAGDHRIAMAFAVAGLVADGGVEIADPGCVAVSFPGFFERLAALGGTVEQR; via the coding sequence GTGGTCGTCGTCGGACCCCCGCGGCGTGGGCTGCGCGGCACCACGACGGTTCCCGGCGACAAGTCGATCGCGCACCGCGCGCTCCTGCTGGGCGCGCTCGCCGAGGGCGTGACCCGCGTCCGGAACTTCCCGGGCGGCGCCGATACGCTGTCGACCCTCGCGGCGGTGCGAGCGCTCGGCGCGCGGACCGAGCGGACGGACGACACCGTGCTGGTGGAGGGCGCCGGAGCGGGCCTCGGCGACGGGGCGCGCGCCACGATCGACTGCGGCAACTCCGGCACGACCATGCGGCTCGGGGCCGGGCTCGCGGCCGGGGCGCGCGGCGCCGTCGTCCTCGACGGCGACGCATCGCTGCGCCGCCGCCCGATGGAGCGTGTCGCCGAGCCGCTGCGGCGCATGGGCGCGGAGGTCGCGACGACCGACGGCCATGCGCCCGTCACCGTGCGAGGCGGCAGGCTCACGGCCATCGAGTGGGCGCTCCCGGTGCCGAGCGCGCAGGTGAAGTCGGCGGTGCTGCTCGCGGGCCTGCGCGCCCGCGGCACGACGCGCGTGCGGGAGCCGCTGCCGAGTCGCGACCACACGGAGCGGCTCCTGCCGGTGTTCGGCGCGGAGGTCGCGCGCGAGCGCGATGGCGTCGCCGTCGCCGGCGGGCAACGTCTCCGGGCGGCGGAGGTGACGCTCCCGGGCGACGCGTCGTCGGCGGCCTTCCTGGTGGTCGCCGCGCTGCTCGTGCCGGGCTCCGAGCTGCGGCTGGTGGACGTCGGTGTGAACCCCTCACGCCTCGGGTATCTCGAGATCCTGCGCCGCATGGGCGCGACGATCGACGTCGTGGACGTGCACGAGCAGGCGGGCGAGCCGCGCGCCACGCTCGTCGTCCGCGCGGCCCCCCTCCACGCGACGGCGATTGGCGCGCGCGAGGTGCCGGCCGCGATCGACGAGCTCCCCGTGCTCGCGGTGGCGGCCGCGCTGGCCGACGGGGAGACGACGGTCGAGGGCGCGGGCGAGCTGCGCGTCAAGGAGAGCGACCGGCTCGCCGCGCTCGAGCAGCTGGCGCCGCTCGGCGTGGGCCTGCGGACGACCGCCGACGGCCTCGTCGTCCGCGGGGGCGGCGGCCGCCCGCTCCGGGCCGGGCGCGTCACGTCGGCCGGAGACCATCGCATCGCGATGGCGTTCGCCGTGGCGGGGCTGGTCGCCGACGGCGGCGTCGAGATCGCGGACCCGGGGTGCGTCGCGGTCTCGTTCCCGGGCTTCTTCGAGCGGCTCGCGGCGCTCGGCGGGACGGTGGAGCAGCGATGA
- a CDS encoding prephenate dehydrogenase/arogenate dehydrogenase family protein — MTPLFARVTVAGVGLVGGSLAVAARAAGLVGEVIGYGRGEANLRLARERGLVDRVAREPAAAVAGADLIVLAVPVGASTALAEVFRPHARPGAILTDVGSVKAGVVEALEARWPERGLVVGAHPIAGGEVSGAGAARADLFRGRRCILTPTPATDREALARVRALWEGVGAVVEEMPAALHDEILARVSHLPHLAAYALVAAFGETRVAGRRVLDYAGSGYRDTTRIAASRPELWRDIALANRAALRGALVEFRAALDRLEGLVVAGDGDALEAAFAAAAALRRRLGGEQ, encoded by the coding sequence ATGACGCCGCTCTTCGCGCGCGTCACCGTCGCCGGCGTCGGGCTGGTCGGCGGCTCGCTGGCGGTCGCGGCGCGGGCCGCCGGGCTGGTCGGCGAGGTGATCGGCTATGGGCGGGGCGAGGCGAACCTCCGCCTCGCCCGCGAGCGCGGGCTCGTGGACCGCGTCGCGCGGGAGCCCGCGGCGGCGGTGGCCGGCGCGGACCTGATCGTCCTCGCGGTGCCGGTGGGCGCCTCGACGGCGCTCGCCGAGGTGTTCCGCCCGCACGCCCGGCCCGGCGCGATCCTCACCGACGTCGGCAGCGTGAAGGCGGGCGTGGTGGAGGCGCTCGAGGCCCGCTGGCCGGAGCGCGGGCTCGTCGTCGGCGCGCATCCGATCGCCGGCGGCGAGGTCTCCGGCGCCGGCGCGGCCCGCGCCGATCTGTTCCGCGGCCGACGGTGCATTCTCACACCGACGCCCGCGACCGACCGCGAGGCCCTCGCGCGCGTCCGCGCGCTCTGGGAGGGCGTGGGGGCGGTGGTCGAGGAGATGCCCGCCGCCCTGCACGACGAGATCCTGGCGCGCGTCTCGCATCTGCCGCATCTGGCGGCGTACGCGCTCGTCGCCGCCTTCGGCGAGACACGGGTCGCGGGGCGCCGCGTCCTCGACTACGCGGGCAGCGGCTATCGGGACACGACGCGGATCGCCGCCAGCCGGCCGGAGCTCTGGCGTGACATCGCGCTCGCCAACCGGGCGGCGCTCCGGGGCGCGCTGGTGGAGTTCCGCGCCGCCCTCGACCGCCTCGAAGGTCTGGTCGTCGCTGGCGACGGCGACGCGCTCGAGGCGGCGTTTGCCGCCGCGGCGGCGCTCCGGCGGCGCCTGGGAGGCGAGCAGTGA